In the genome of Mangifera indica cultivar Alphonso chromosome 9, CATAS_Mindica_2.1, whole genome shotgun sequence, the window ttttgttacaGGGGCACGGGTTTAGAAATGATCTTGCTCAAATGCTCGTAGATATGAAACCTCGATTCATGAGATTTCCCGGAGGGTGTTTTGTTGAAGGTGCTGTTATGAAAAATGCGTTTATGTGGAAAAATACAATTGGACATTGGGAGGAGAGGCCTGGGCATTATGGTGATGTATGGAATTATTGGACGGATGATGGAATGGGTTATTTAGAATTTCTTCAAGTAGGTCATCccctttgaattttcttttaagatttattatatGCTCTTTATTGTATATATCTGATAACATATAATCTTTTATTCAGTTAAGTGAAGACCTTGGTGCACAGCCAATCTGGGTATTTAATATGGGTAACAACTTCACTATTTATCCTCTTTTTAGGCTTTGtttgttgttgatttttttctctactctttttcctcttctaatacttgttttataattttttaggaatCGCCCATAATGAGCAAATCAACACTAACGATGTCCAACCTTATGTACAAGTAAGCCTACAAGTTCTGTTGCTTGATTGTTCTATAACATAAATGTAACTAAAAAATGCCTTAATACTATCTGTTTCGTTTACAGGATGCTCTTGATGGCATTGAGTTTGCAAGAGGTGATAAAAACTCTACATGGGGCTCTAAACGAGCTGCATTGGGCCATCCTGAACCTTTTGACTTGAGATACGTTGCTATTGGAAATGAAGACTGCGGAAAACCCTTTTTCAGAGgtatattatcttgttttcTCTCATCTACTTGTTACATTTTGATGTTAAAACGTTCAATggctaatttttatttttttttcatttttctatgaCTAGGAAACTACATCAAGTTTTATGACGCTATAAAACTTGCTTATCCGGATATTGGAATCATTTCAAACTGTGATGGATCTAATCGTATCCTACAACATCCTGCTGACTTCTATGACTTCCATGTAAAATTCTCGAACTgattcttattatatttgagCTTTTAATTTGCTTGTTCAACAGCATGGAATTTGCCTTAATCTCATCCTCTagtcttttttccttttatcagATTTATACTGACGCAAATAACTTGTTCAATATGATTCATCAATTCGACCGTACATCTCGCGTTGGTCCCCGGGTATTTACATATCTGTGAACATTGAAGCTTGTTTCTATTAATACATATGAATTCAGGAGTTGACTATTCAGTATTATGCAGGCTTTTGTTAGTGAGTATGCTGTCACTGGAGACGATGCCGGCATGGGGAGCCTTCTTGCTTCACTTGCTGAAGCTGCATTCCTTCTGGGCATCGAAAAGAACAGGTTTGCAAATCTTCATAGAATTAATTCTAACTGTTTTTATTTACCCTTTTCATGCCTCTCTCGCTTACTAGATTTTTCAATCTCTGTTGTTTTTCAGTGACATTGTTTCAATGGCAAGCTATGCGCCACTTTTCGTCAACACCAATGACATAACGTACTTAATTTCTCATCTTTTACTTGTGTAAATTTGGCAAATTTTTACGTGTATTGACATTGAACAATTATGTGTTTAAGGTGGAAACCGGACGCCATTGTCTTCAACTCACATCAGGCCTATGGAACTCCTAGTTACTGGATGCAACATTTTTTCATAGACTCAGGCGGGGCTAATTTTCTCACTTCAACCCTCAACACAACTTCCCCTTCACTGATTGCATCAGCAATTACTTACTCAGCGGATGGCAAAAATTTCTTGAAGATAAAGGTTCCCTTATTTTGCCCCTAATGAATGTTAAACATTGTGATTCTCATATccgaaaaatatatatttacagaaAATATTACTTTCAGGTTGTGAATTTCGGGGCTGACGAAGTGAAACTCAACATATCGGTGGCTGGATTAGACGGGTCCATAAACTCATCCGGATCAACAAAGACTATACTCACATCTGATAATTTGATGGATGAAAATTCCTTTGACAACCCAAACAAGGTCATTCATTTAACAATCTAGAGCCTGAGATTTATTTCTTTATGaacttaatattattatttttttttaaccatgcATGCAGGTGGTGCCGCGCCGCAGTATAATTAATGATGCTGCCATGAATATGGAAGTTGCAGTCCCTCCACATTCGTTCACTTCATATGATTTGTTGCGCTCTTGAAAGATTCAACAGGCCTGGAAATTTGagattcatttatttttagCTTAGTTTGGAATCATTAGATTTCGATTATTTCTATTGATATTCTTTTCCTATAATTAGGGTTAGCTAAGGAGGTCATTCAAAGTTGTTTGGCTGGAAATCTGCTTTGTACTCCCGAGTTTACATCAATAGAAGTTGCAATAGTTTGTAATTCTTTGAAAAAATCTTGtctctatttttgttttaattctttttactGCTGATATTAAtcatctttaattatatatcatataaataagttgatcaaaacaaataattgCTCAATTAGAGCATATTTTATTAAGTTTGCCTAGACATACTTTTGCTAGACAAGCCATTGCCGTTATAGATCCTTTATAACCAGCAGTTACTATCTTCCATTGTTTAGATCCACGCACCCAAGCCATTTTAGAATGTTCAGACCCCCATCTAGGTGAAAACTATGAGGCAAAACATTTGTTCGTTGCAACTAGTTTccagtaaataaaattaactttgGATTGTTATAGGGAATGTGTACAACaacatttatgaaaattttgtgtttCTAGTTAACGCTAAACTTACCTAGTTAACTTGGTAATTCATCTAGTATAGATAAGAGGCTTCTCAATCTCTTAGATTAATAGCTTGTGCCTCTGGCCGCATCTTCCAAGTCACTTTTTATGCAACTCATGTCTCAGTTACATCTTGTTCCTGGGGAAAATTCCCTTCAGTTAAATTCTTTTTATCATGCACTACAACTCTCTTGCAACTCCAGGTCTTAGCTTCATTGAACTTCACATTTCTAACAACTTTCTGTGTTTGCAAATTAGATACTCTATATGTTTTACTGTTGTTATATCTCAAGAATACATCAGTCACAGTTTTTTGTTCCAACTTCTCTCTTTTAGCCTCAAGTACATGGATGTAACACACACATTCAAAAATTATGAGATGAACTACTGAGAGCTTTACTCCAAACCAAGCTTCAAATGGAGTCTTGCATGCACTGTCTTTCGAGTGTAAAACATAATGCCCCTCAAGCATTTGAGAGACACTAATAAgactttgattaattttatttgaaattagttTTGTACCTTTTGgagtagggatgacaatttggaccctATTTTAGGGACCTCAACCCTTCCCAACTCTAATGGGGAGAGGATTCCTCGATAGAAACGgggaaaagaataaaaaaaattctcgCAATTGGGGACAGAttggggatggggatacatgtgtctcCTCCCAACCCCGCCCCTTCCCCTCCCCGCCTCGCCCCACCCCATCCCcgtccttttatattaatatatttatttaaaatactaatatattttttatagttttaaattatttatgtttttcaaatttatttaatttttgctgtatatattaaagtagttaatatattatatttgtgatatttgaaatagtgggttaactttaattttacttagttatattatttaatatatttaaattgtatttagaaagtaaaaaaaattgatttttttttacgGATACCATTAGGGGATTTTTCTCCGCGGGGATGGGGAGGACATTTTTCTTTGCGAGGAGAGGATAGGAAATTATTTTCATCCCCATAACGAGGATAGGGATTGATATCCTCTACGGGGATGGGGACGAGGATTTAGATCCTCTCCCCGCCCCTCCCTATTTTTAGGGCtagactcgagccgagccagctcgagctcgagcttggctcggctcagtttgagcccaaaacgagccgggctctgctcggcttgatcgagctcgagctggctcggattgactcggtagattttttttcaaaattttttatacaaaacgacatcgttttgatctatatatattaaaaacgatgtcattttgataatgaaaaacgagtcgagcagagtcgagtcgagctcgaaccgaactcaagccgcccataaataaaccgagccaagcccgagctgagctcggctcgaatctagccctaccTATTTTGGAGTGTTGATAGCAATTATGCCTTTGCCCTTCACTTCCAAAAATTCTCCATTTCTCGCTTTCACTCTTGAGAAGAAACTTTTCTATATAAATGAAGATACCTCTATTAGATGTTATGTGATTTAAGCATCCACTTTCAATGAGCTAGGCCTTATGGTTGTTGTTTGTTACATAGCAAGTTGTGACAAACAAATGCTCATCATGTTGTTGTTGTGAAACACTGTCACCAAATTGTGTGTGTTGTGCCATAACCTTGACCTTTACACATTTTGTCAACATGTCCAAATTGCTTATAAGTTCTACACTAGACTCCAAGCCTATACTTGCATCAATTTGAcaaatgtttctttttgttACCGTGAGGACATGACTCCCACTTGTGCCCTCTTGaaattcattctttttttttttttccaccatTTTGCTTCTTTCCTCCATTGGTGGATGGAGCTTTACCCTTTTGCTAAGCCAAGAGGGTTATTTTTGTAGTTTCTTCTTATCTAATTGATCTCCTCAATTCGTCCCTGCAAAACATTCACCAATTCTAATAGCTTTATTTGATTAAGATCTCTTGAATCCTCAAGGAACGAGATCTTTATCTCAAACTTTTTAGGTAAGTTCACTAATACTTTCTCCATAACTTTTATGTTAGTTAATTTTTCACCTAAGCCTGAAATGATATATAAGACCTCTTCTTTATATTGAGTCATAGAATACTGAAAATACTGTAATACTAATGAAACAACCCTGATCTGAATACcaataaatattatgatttgaaaataaaatgaattgtaaaGATAATTATAACTAAGTGTCTTCTaatgcattaaaattaaaacgtGCTAATTATGAGAATATGTAACCTAATCTAAAAGATTGACatatactaaataaattatcaagtgTTCAAAATAAGTCTAACATTATCTTAAAAAACacacaatttttattaatgttgCAGGACACATTTCCCATAACTATCCGAAGTCAactttatttattgaaaactaGTTGCAACGAACATGCATGCTTGGCTATATCGATTTAGGCAGTGGAAGTTAGTATTTGGAGGTTTAAATAGTGCTGGTCATAAAGTAAAATAGAGAGAATTGGATTTTTCAGTGAACTATTGCAACTTTTGTTCATGTAAACTCAGGAGTTCAACATAGCAGATTTACAGCCGAAAAATGACCTCTTAAGCTAAACCTAATTATAGCAAAAGAATATCAATAGAAATAATCGATCTAATGAttctaaactaaactaaaaataaatgaatctCAGATTTCCGGGCCTGTTGAATCTTTCAAGAGCGCAACAAGTCATATGAAGTGAACGAATGTGGAGGGACTGCAACTTCCATATTCATGGCAGCATCATTAATTATACTGCGGCGCGGCACCACCTGCATgcatggttaaaaaaaaataataatattaagttCATAAAGAAATAAATCTCAGGCTCTAGATTGTTAAATGAATGACCTTGTTTGGGTTGTCAAAGGAATTTTCATCCATCAAATTATCAGATGTGAGTATAGTCTTTGTTGATCCGGATGAGTTTATGGACCCGTCTAATCCAGCCACCGATATGTTGAGTTTCACTTCGTCAGCCCCGAAATTCACAACCTGAAAGTAATATTttctgtaaatatatatttttcggATATGAGAATCACAATGTTTAACATTCATTAGGGGCAAAATAAGGGAACCTTTATCTTCAAGAAATTTTTGCCATCCGCTGAGTAAGTAATTGCTGATGCAATCAGTGAAGGGGAAGTTGTGTTGAGGGTTGAAGTGAGAAAATTAGCCCCGCCTGAGTCTATGAAAAAATGTTGCATCCAGTAACTAGGAGTTCCATAGGCCTGATGTGAGTTGAAGACAATGGCGTCCGGTTTCCACCTTAAACACATAATTGTTCAATGTCAATACACGTAAAAATTTGCCAAATTTACACAAGTAAAAGATGAGAAATTAAGTACGTTATGTCATTGGTGTTGACGAAAAGTGGCGCATAGCTTGCCATTGAAACAATGTCACTGAAAAACAACAGAGATTGAAAAATCTAGTAAGCGAGAGAGGCATGAAAAGGGTAAATAAAAACAGTTAGAATTAATTCTATGAAGATTTGCAAACCTGTTCTTTTCGATGCCCAGAAGGAATGCAGCTTCAGCAAGTGAAGCAAGAAGGCTCCCCATGCCGGCATCGTCTCCAGTGACAGCATACTCACTAACAAAAGCCTGCATAATACTGAATAGTCAACTCCTGAATTCATATGTATTAATAGAAACAAGCTTCAATGTTCACAGATATGTAAATACCCGGGGACCAACGCGAGATGTACGGTCGAATTGATGAATCATATTGAACAAGTTATTTGCGTCAGTATAAATctgataaaaggaaaaaagactAGAGGATGAGATTAAGGCAAATTCCATGCTGTTGAACAAGCAAATTAAAAGctcaaatataataagaatcAGTTCGAGAATTTTACATGGAAGTCATAGAAGTCAGCAGGATGTTGTAGGATACGATTAGATCCATCACAGTTTGAAATGATTCCAATATCCGGATAAGCAAGTTTTATAGCGTCATAAAACTTGATGTAGTTTCCTAGtcatagaaaaatgaaaaaaaaataaaaattagccATTGAACGTTTTAACATCAAAATGTAACAAGTAGATGAGAgaaaacaagataatatacCTCTGAAAAAGGGTTTTCCGCAGTCTTCATTTCCAATAGCAACGTATCTCAAGTCAAAAGGTTCAGGATGGCCCAATGCAGCTCGTTTAGAGCCCCATGTAGAGTTTTTATCACCTCTTGCAAACTCAATGCCATCAAGAGCATCCTGTAAACGAAACAGATAGTATTAAGACATTTTTTAGTTACATTTATGTTATAGAACAATCAAGCAACAGAACTTGTAGGCTTACTTGTACATAAGGTTGGACATCGTTAGTGTTGATTTGCTCATTATGGGCGattcctaaaaaattataaaacaagtattagaagaggaaaaagagtagagaaaaaaatcaacaacaaaCAAAGCCTAAAAAGAGGATAAATAGTGAAGTTATTACCCATATTAAATACCCAGATTGGCTGTGCACCAAGGTCTTCACTTAACTGAATAAAAGATTATATGTTATCAGATATATACAATAAAGAGCATATAATaaatcttgaaagaaaattcaaaggGGATGACCTACTTGAAGAAATTCTAAATAACCCATTCCATCATCCGTCCAATAATTCCATACATCACCATAATGCCCAGGCCTCTCCTCCCAATGTCCAATTGTATTTTTCCACATAAACGCATTTTTCATAACAGCACCTTCAACAAAACACCCTCCGGGAAATCTCATGAATCGAGGTTTCATATCTACGAGCATTTGAGCAAGATCATTTCTAAACCCGTGCCCCtgtaacaaaaataaacaaagattCAGAATAAAAGCTGTATCAGTGGAATAATAAAAGTTGAACTTATGTTACTATAAATGTAAGATAATACATTAAATGTGTCTGCGGGCATGGCTGACACTTGATCAATCCATATGACCCCTTTTTGGGAAGTTGTCAGTTGAAGTCTTCCTTGTGGATCCGTTGCTTGGGCTACCAGAGAAGTCTCCATCTTTGTCCAATTTGCAACTTGTGAATCTGCAGCActgtaaaaggaaaaaaaaaacaaattagactcTGAAACATATGAATAAACGAGAATCAATAATTAGGGAAAAGaatgtaaaatattatgaaaaattatggTGCTTACACAACATTAGTCGTGGCCAACGTTTGCGACCCATCTGCGCTCGTGAATGATACTGACATATTAACCGACCCCAATGAGCGAACGTAAAAAACTATATTGTATGTCTTCCCTTGTTCTATGTTCTAAAgtaaaatgaaggaaaaaatcataacatgaattaaataacattaacgaacttgttttaaatatatagtgGCAGGTTTCTCACCATTCCCCAGAATCCAGGGTTATAAACGCCAACTCCTCCAACTGGGCAGATATTATCGCCTTGACTATCACAAAGCACCTCCATTTTCAATGCAATCTTATTTTTCTCGAAGCAGGATGAGTCGTCAGTTGAAACTGTAAGAGCTGATTCATCCCCGATAATACCCCATGGGGTAATATTCATGGACGTGTCTTGGTTTTCAGCTTCAAAACCTGAAATAAATAAGCCTTAGTAACAgttgtaatatataattaatcatggCTTAAGATTGCAAAACTTTCATTTAATTCAAGAGTAAAAAATCACCTCTATTGCTCACGAGTTCTGCCCACAACCCACCAGAGCCAGCATGATTGATCTCCTGGAGGATAACAAGAAAATAATAGCGATAAAATTAGTGCATGAAACACATTAAAGACAATAAAAGTAATAGTAAAATGAAATTACCTCAAAAAATATTCCGAATAAAGTTTCAGGCATTGGTTGGCTTTTTGAGGCATCTACAAAAAATTCTGCAGTTGTCTGATTTGCATCAGCAGCGGCATTAACTCTAATTTGTCTGGCGGAGACACAACAAGCTCCAAGGAAGAAACAAAGAATGAGCGCACTCCAAGCCATTTTGGTGGAAGCCATAACCTGGTAGTAAAACATACtaatagaattaattaaaaGGGAATTCAATATAAATGCAAATGTGACAAGTGTGTAACAAGAATCACAAGTCAAAACCTGAAGACTTACTGACTAAAAGGATGAATAGAAGGTGATGCTGAAATGATTCAGAAGGCCTtctatttatagttattcataGAATATTGAGAACACTAAAATGCTAATAAGATAAACTCTACTGTGATTGATAACTTCGAGTACTGATAAACTCATTTCATTAGccaaattaatcataaaagaTAACCTAATCTAAAAGATTGATAAGCCTCTTATCTATACTAGATAAATTACCAACTGGGTAAGTGTAACATTatctaaaaatacaaaattttcttaaatgttGCAAAGCTAATTTTATTTACTGAAAACTAGCTGGTAATTAGAACGTGGAGATAAtttagaaagaaataaaaatagtgagcattaattacaaaattaattgtaatttatttaccTAGAATAACGATagataattacaataaattgTATCATagatgttatcttgtatcagaTATGTATGGTTGAAGGGATGACTCTTAGCGAAGGCATAGCCATTATTCTGAATTACATTACACTAATTTGGACACCACTATTCTTAATTCTTATCTAAATCACGTATGTCTCAAGAATTCCTGGGCTAAAAGTAACCATTACCAATTCTAGAAATATCCATCTCAGAATTAGAGCCATGTTAAACACACAAGTTTATTTTTGCCCGTTTGTTTCCAGGTTTCTTGttctttatttgtttagttatttgaataattaactcTTTAACAGCTACTCTGGCATCTAGTATAATACCATGAGTGATATTTGGTTTCTGctggaaatttttttcttacatgagctaacattaattataatattaatttaataaaatgagataattgaattctttaatattaagtttttgatCGATAAA includes:
- the LOC123226316 gene encoding alpha-L-arabinofuranosidase 1-like, with the translated sequence MAWSALILCFFLGACCVSARQIRVNAAADANQTTAEFFVDASKSQPMPETLFGIFFEEINHAGSGGLWAELVSNRGFEAENQDTSMNITPWGIIGDESALTVSTDDSSCFEKNKIALKMEVLCDSQGDNICPVGGVGVYNPGFWGMNIEQGKTYNIVFYVRSLGSVNMSVSFTSADGSQTLATTNVVFTSCKLDKDGDFSGSPSNGSTRKTSTDNFPKSAFILNLCLFLLQGHGFRNDLAQMLVDMKPRFMRFPGGCFVEGAVMKNAFMWKNTIGHWEERPGHYGDVWNYWTDDGMGYLEFLQLSEDLGAQPIWVFNMGIAHNEQINTNDVQPYVQDALDGIEFARGDKNSTWGSKRAALGHPEPFDLRYVAIGNEDCGKPFFRGNYIKFYDAIKLAYPDIGIISNCDGSNRILQHPADFYDFHIYTDANNLFNMIHQFDRTSRVGPRAFVSEYAVTGDDAGMGSLLASLAEAAFLLGIEKNSDIVSMASYAPLFVNTNDITWKPDAIVFNSHQAYGTPSYWMQHFFIDSGGANFLTSTLNTTSPSLIASAITYSADGKNFLKIKVVNFGADEVKLNISVAGLDGSINSSGSTKTILTSDNLMDENSFDNPNKVVPRRSIINDAAMNMEVAVPPHSFTSYDLLRS
- the LOC123226317 gene encoding alpha-L-arabinofuranosidase 1-like, with amino-acid sequence MSLDGLDPNSIKLSGVTMTVLTSSNVMDENSFKEPNKVVPSRTLLDFADKDMEVVMASTKMAWSALILCFFLGACCVSARQIRVNAAADANQTTAEFFVDASKSQPMPETLFGIFFEEINHAGSGGLWAELVSNRGFEAENQDTSMNITPWGIIGDESALTVSTDDSSCFEKNKIALKMEVLCDSQGDNICPVGGVGVYNPGFWGMNIEQGKTYNIVFYVRSLGSVNMSVSFTSADGSQTLATTNVVAADSQVANWTKMETSLVAQATDPQGRLQLTTSQKGVIWIDQVSAMPADTFNGHGFRNDLAQMLVDMKPRFMRFPGGCFVEGAVMKNAFMWKNTIGHWEERPGHYGDVWNYWTDDGMGYLEFLQLSEDLGAQPIWVFNMGIAHNEQINTNDVQPYVQDALDGIEFARGDKNSTWGSKRAALGHPEPFDLRYVAIGNEDCGKPFFRGNYIKFYDAIKLAYPDIGIISNCDGSNRILQHPADFYDFHIYTDANNLFNMIHQFDRTSRVGPRAFVSEYAVTGDDAGMGSLLASLAEAAFLLGIEKNSDIVSMASYAPLFVNTNDITWKPDAIVFNSHQAYGTPSYWMQHFFIDSGGANFLTSTLNTTSPSLIASAITYSADGKNFLKIKVVNFGADEVKLNISVAGLDGSINSSGSTKTILTSDNLMDENSFDNPNKVVPRRSIINDAAMNMEVAVPPHSFTSYDLLRS